Below is a window of Vibrio gazogenes DNA.
CATTCTTTTCGGCTTTTTGTCATGTGTATGTCGAAAAAAATACGTCAGTTGAAAAAATGCCGTGCGATGGGCCAATCTCCAAGTCACCACACTCAAGTGAAATTACTCGGTTTGCAAGCAACACTGTTTAAATTTTTTACCGCTGCCGCACGGACAAGGATCATTTCTGCCGACCGTTTTATACGGGTTGACCCGGTGTGCCCGGGCACCACTTTGCTGTTCATCTGCAGCACAAGCGACTTCGTGAATCATCATGTCCAGATGACCTGTCATATCCGTAAGATATGGCGGTTCCTCTACTCCGGCTTCCTGCATTTGCTGACGCGTCCCGGATTCATCAATCGCCAGCATCAGCGTCGTCAGCAACGCCTGTAGCATGCGTTGTGTACCATCAGAGACGGAGGCCGTCTGCCAATGCTGTTCAGGAAGAGGCCATATCATCATAAATCCTTCCGCAAAATCAGCCAGCTCATCCCGATTCGCGACATCCAGAAAATCACTGACTGCATATTGGTTATGCAACAATGCTGAATACTGCTGCTGATAATGTGCGGTCAATGCTTGTTCTGCCACCTCAGTGACTTCTTCAGCAATCAGAGCAGACATCCATAAGTTCGCTTCTAGGGGCTGACAGGCCATATTGGCCGCAAGGATCGCGCCTTCAATAAAAAGAGGAGATTCCTCCGTCAGCAGTTCAGTTGCATTCAGCAATTGATAAGTCATGGTACTTCTTTCCTATTTTTCAGTCGCTGGGCATTATACCGAGAACGCGAATCAATGACACGTCGCGGAGAGATTCTGGCGTGACATTTGCGACGGACCCAATTACAATCGCGCGTCCTGATAGAAGAGCGGAAATTTATGCGTATTGTTCTGGGCCCGATGGAGGGTGTTCTCGATCATCTGATGCGAGAAATACTGACAGAAATGAATGATTATGACCTATGTGTGACAGAATTTGTCCGAGTGGTCCATCAGTTGTTGCCGAAACACGTTTTCTATCGTCTCTGTCCTGAACTGCACCACGGCTCCCGCACCCGTTCAGGCGTCCCCGTCAATATTCAATTACTCGGACAAGATCCGGACTGGATGGCGGAAAATGCTGCATTTGCTGCAGAACTCGGTGCACATGGTATTGATCTGAATTTCGGCTGTCCGGCAAAAACCGTTAACAAAAGCAAAGGTGGCGCTGCCCTCTTGGAGTTTCCGGAATTAATTTATCAGATCGTCAAAGCCTGCCGAGAAGCCGTCCCCGAGCAAATCCCCGTTTCAGCGAAAATCCGTTTAGGATTAGAAAATCCACAAGATTGCTTTGAAATAGTCGATGCCATTGAGCAGGCTGGCGCAAACGAACTGACCGTTCATGCTCGGACTAAAGCCGGTGGTTATAAAGCCAATGAAATCAAGTGGGAATATATTCAGCAGATTCGCCAAAAAACCCGTCTGCCATTAATTGCCAATGGTGAAATATGGGATGCTGCCGATGCACAACGATGTATTGATGTTACTGGCGCCGAGAGCCTAATGGTTTGCCGCGGAGCGTTAAATCGTCCGAATCTGGGCAACATGATCAAATACAATCATGCCCCG
It encodes the following:
- a CDS encoding YecA family protein, with amino-acid sequence MTYQLLNATELLTEESPLFIEGAILAANMACQPLEANLWMSALIAEEVTEVAEQALTAHYQQQYSALLHNQYAVSDFLDVANRDELADFAEGFMMIWPLPEQHWQTASVSDGTQRMLQALLTTLMLAIDESGTRQQMQEAGVEEPPYLTDMTGHLDMMIHEVACAADEQQSGARAHRVNPYKTVGRNDPCPCGSGKKFKQCCLQTE
- the dusC gene encoding tRNA dihydrouridine(16) synthase DusC — encoded protein: MRIVLGPMEGVLDHLMREILTEMNDYDLCVTEFVRVVHQLLPKHVFYRLCPELHHGSRTRSGVPVNIQLLGQDPDWMAENAAFAAELGAHGIDLNFGCPAKTVNKSKGGAALLEFPELIYQIVKACREAVPEQIPVSAKIRLGLENPQDCFEIVDAIEQAGANELTVHARTKAGGYKANEIKWEYIQQIRQKTRLPLIANGEIWDAADAQRCIDVTGAESLMVCRGALNRPNLGNMIKYNHAPLSWPQVIELLLIYSRCEVNGDKSKYYSSRVKQWFTYLRQAYPQANALFREIRTLTSVEPIIERIKHHQSEQPLESV